The DNA segment aGCAAAGCCCCTCAAAAGCACGCCCAGTTTATGAAGGACACTGTCCAAGTTGCCAGATGCCATTCTCTTTGCTGTTGATCGAAACACCTCAATGGCATGTTATGGAATGTTTAGATGGCTCAAAGACTGCTGAAAAAGGTATAGTCATGGTAGGGGAAACGGTGTCTTTCAAATAGATTTGCACGtatgctcttgtgcctttaacatgaGCCCAGTACTCAGAAGCTTAGCAGGTGAAGCCTTTTCAATCACTTACCTCTATGTCAGAACATTCACCTGCTAAATTTCTGTATCAGGCTGCAGGAACAGTAAAAGAAATAGCAGCCCTACTTTCAAATAAATGATCCAAGTttgaacatcttaaaaaaaacttaGTTCAAATTGAAAACTGAAATGGCAGGTAGAAAGATAGCATTACTTCATAAAGTAAAAATGTATATCAAATTATACAACTTATGGGCCAGTGGCAAGAGATAGGACTTAAATACATACAGCAAACAAAATTCCAAATACTGTATCTCAATGCCCGAGAGCACAAAGACTACAGTTCTGGAAGTTTCCTCCCAGTCTGGACACCAGGAGGACGCATGAGGGAGCAAAAAGATGCAATCACAAAACAATGATCAAACTCTAAATACATAATGAGGTTTGgtccaaaaacaaaaaacattgaaACATAATTAACTATCTACAGTTACAAAGCTAAAGTGCCAGCCCTTGCCTTGGGATGTCTATTAAGGCCCTTACATTAGGGCCATCTGCTGCACTTGTTTCTGACTAACTGCTACATGCTGTTATTTTGTTCTCAGAGATAGTTGGAAAGTTCTCAGTTGAAATATTTTATATCTAGTGGACAATTTAGAGTATAACAAACTAGTTGTAATAATGGTTACTTGGATGTGAGTTAGTTCATTCAAAGGAACTTTTTTCTGTGTAAGAGGGTTAGAATCAGAATTTTGCCTTTAACTATGACTCAGAATAAGCAGGCCTTGTGTGTAATTTTTCATACATGTTGAATAGTCATGTATGGAATCCCAGGCTCTCTTCTTTCAAATGGTATTGTCAGGCTTAGATAGGCATTGCATTGAAATCATGTGTTTCATACACATGTGCTCAGTTTGAGACTATAATGCCACAGTATAGAAAATTGATTGTTGTCATACACTTTTGCATCATTTAAGTAAACCATGTTCTGTAGGTATACAGTATAAATTATGTTTTTCTTCCACTACTAACATTTTTTTCTTACTTTTGTTAGAGTGCCCTGATGGTCTTCTATGCATTTCAACCATTCCTTCTCATTACAAACGTTACAGTCATTTCCTTCTTGCTGCAAGCCGAGCAGGGGAATATATTGCTGAATTATCCCCATATAATGTAGGAAATAATTTCTTTAGTCTTGATGCTGCTCCATCCATTAGCTGTAGTTCTTTCAACGATGAGGTGTTACAGGATCTGAAACAGTCCCAGAGTTTGGGAAAACCTCCAAGACAGTGTTTTCTGTTACCAAAACAGAGTTCAATAGCTACAAATTCTATGGACATAAGTGACAGAAATGTTTCCTCTTTGGAAAACATTAAAGAACCTAAACACAGAATACAGTCTACAGGTGGAGTAAAGCAGGCTGAGTGTCATGGTCTTCTTTCTCAAGAAACTGGTAGTGGTGAGGATCTAGACAGAGGCTCTGATCAACGAAGTATGCTCATCTCAGAAGGTGACCTAAGTGACTGTGATATTTCGTACTCTCCACTTAATACAGATGAGGAAGAGACTATAGAGACAGAAGATGAGGAGGACACATCAGTAGTACCAAAGATAAAACATTTTCGGAAAAGAGTATTTGATATTAAAAGCTTGGAAGATAGGAGTGAAAGGACTAGAATTTTTAATAAGCCATTTGATGCTTCGCAACCAGGAGGTCATGAACATAACAGTGTTAAAATAATACATGATTGTACAACAAGTTATGAATCCTGTGAAGCATCAAATTCACTTCAAAGTCTGGATGGAGTTTCTAAGCCTGTCTCCCAAAGTAGCGCGCTTAGCAGAGTTTTCAATTCAACAGGTATACCCGATCAGTTGAAACATCGCCCAGTAGACCAGACTATCACTGTTAAATGTAAAAGAACTGTGGAAGAACTTGAGTGGCTAAAATTGAGCCCTTTTACCTTTAATGCAGGTgaatgtgggtggagcaactcTGATAACTGTAACTGGGCATGTACAGATCCTACTAAGGGCACATTGTTTTCAGAATTCAGAGAAGAAGGTACTGAATCTTTTCTGCCTGGTCTAAGTGATACTGTGGAGGAACCCAGTAGTAGCTTAGATACTAAAGGTAAAAGTGTTACTGGTACATGTAAAAACAAGTTGGCTCATAACAATTCATATTCAgtcagagaaaaagagagaaagcttTGTAATAACATAGCTATACCTGTTTTCCCCTGTACAATCACTAAAATGTTGCCAGATGTTTCTGCTGAAAACACTAAGATCCAAACCACCCATTCCAAGGAACTAAAGCAAATGGATATTGGTGTTTTCTTTGGGTTACAAccgaaagcaaaaatggaaagtgacCAAAAGAAAAATCTCTGCAACAGTACACAGACTTTGAGTCCGCCGGCTGCAGTAGGAAAGAGGCCCAGAGCTCAAAAGAGGAAAGCTGAAAGATCAGTGGAAGACTCTGATACTATCACAAAAAGTTCAAGGAAAAATGCCATTCCTGGAGatccaacatctggtgggcaaagAAGATGGACAAAGAGGTTTAGAGAGTCATGCCCTGCTGAAGTGGAAGCAAGAAAAAAAGTGTGTCCCTTCTATAAGAAGATACCAGGTAGTAGAGTCTATTTTGTTATATCACTATATTTTTCCTTCCATTGTCTTgctatagaataatagaatagtagaattggcaggggcctataaggtcatcaagtctaaccccctgctcaattcaggaatccagccTAAagaatacccaacaggtggctgcctggctgcctcttgaatacctccagtgttggagactaCCACCTCcgtaggtaactggttccattgttgtactgctctaacagttagacatttttcctgatgtttagccaaaatctggcttcctgtaaattgagcctgttgattgagaaaagatcctgtccctcctctgtgtgatgccctttcaagtacttgaagatgatctatttcccctcagtcttttcttctcaaggctaaccacgtccagttctttcagtctgacctcatggggctttgtttacTGTGTTTTATGCTGAACTGCCATCTTTTATACTGTGTTGAAATTCCTCTTTGAAATACTCCTTCCTTTAAAAACCCTGGTTTGTCTGTATTAATTAGCTGTGAGATGCAAGCCTTTAACATTCAGCAGAAGATAGATTAAAATGTGAGCATTGATATGAGCATCCATTATAAGTCTAATTTTATGAAGAAGTGTGaaactccagagcttggaaaagttacttttttggactacaactcccatcagcccactccagtggccatgctagctggggctgatgggagttgtagttcaaaaaagtaacttttccaagctctgtagtaATAAGGGTTATTTTATTTTCAAGAAGAATAAGactagagatttttttaaaaaaaagtctttaggAGAATAAGTGCTATTAAAATTTCACCACATTTCTAAATCTGAAGCTCACTAAGTTTCTTAACCCAGTGTTCTTGTTATTTAAAGCTATGAAACTGAACATTTTATATGAAATTCCTTTTCCTTCTACACGTTTGAGAAATTACACATTGAGTCTCATCCTGTgaatatttacttggaaataagcct comes from the Rhineura floridana isolate rRhiFlo1 chromosome 7, rRhiFlo1.hap2, whole genome shotgun sequence genome and includes:
- the DCLRE1A gene encoding DNA cross-link repair 1A protein isoform X6, which encodes MAECPDGLLCISTIPSHYKRYSHFLLAASRAGEYIAELSPYNVGNNFFSLDAAPSISCSSFNDEVLQDLKQSQSLGKPPRQCFLLPKQSSIATNSMDISDRNVSSLENIKEPKHRIQSTGGVKQAECHGLLSQETGSGEDLDRGSDQRSMLISEGDLSDCDISYSPLNTDEEETIETEDEEDTSVVPKIKHFRKRVFDIKSLEDRSERTRIFNKPFDASQPGGHEHNSVKIIHDCTTSYESCEASNSLQSLDGVSKPVSQSSALSRVFNSTGIPDQLKHRPVDQTITVKCKRTVEELEWLKLSPFTFNAGECGWSNSDNCNWACTDPTKGTLFSEFREEGTESFLPGLSDTVEEPSSSLDTKGKSVTGTCKNKLAHNNSYSVREKERKLCNNIAIPVFPCTITKMLPDVSAENTKIQTTHSKELKQMDIGVFFGLQPKAKMESDQKKNLCNSTQTLSPPAAVGKRPRAQKRKAERSVEDSDTITKSSRKNAIPGDPTSGGQRRWTKRFRESCPAEVEARKKVCPFYKKIPGMGFVVDAFQYGEIEGCKAYFLTHFHSDHYGGLTKRFALPIYCNKITGNLVKSKLRVQEQYIHILPMNKECIINGIKVVLLDANHCPGAAMILFVFPNGTSILHTGDFRADPSMERCPFLIGRKVYTLYLDTTYCSPEYTFPSQQEVIQFAVNTAFETVTLNPRTLVVCGTYSVGKEKVFLAIAEVLCSRVSMSKEKYKTLKCLESATISSLITLEWNNTLLHLLPMMQINFKSLQNHLSKFSENFDQILAFKPTGWTYSDGCCSLSEIQPQTKGKISIYGIPYSEHSSFLEMKRFVQWLKPQKIIPTVNVGNWKARNEMEKHFRDWKMEVAGWN
- the DCLRE1A gene encoding DNA cross-link repair 1A protein isoform X1, which translates into the protein MVVQNPKGCVFNFLSKGNTEVKSGESVGPIGMTHEEGGNSRQGGNGRLGNWCCYQTNGLLEEDVWEYKSVMKRKSVGQNPEDFCTNVQKTSNGKSQRNGNRKISEERETRKKTKKGPRQGGSQTPLKPDRHFSISSDETVVQLQESISSTSSKQKKNHKKQSPSKARPVYEGHCPSCQMPFSLLLIETPQWHVMECLDGSKTAEKECPDGLLCISTIPSHYKRYSHFLLAASRAGEYIAELSPYNVGNNFFSLDAAPSISCSSFNDEVLQDLKQSQSLGKPPRQCFLLPKQSSIATNSMDISDRNVSSLENIKEPKHRIQSTGGVKQAECHGLLSQETGSGEDLDRGSDQRSMLISEGDLSDCDISYSPLNTDEEETIETEDEEDTSVVPKIKHFRKRVFDIKSLEDRSERTRIFNKPFDASQPGGHEHNSVKIIHDCTTSYESCEASNSLQSLDGVSKPVSQSSALSRVFNSTGIPDQLKHRPVDQTITVKCKRTVEELEWLKLSPFTFNAGECGWSNSDNCNWACTDPTKGTLFSEFREEGTESFLPGLSDTVEEPSSSLDTKGKSVTGTCKNKLAHNNSYSVREKERKLCNNIAIPVFPCTITKMLPDVSAENTKIQTTHSKELKQMDIGVFFGLQPKAKMESDQKKNLCNSTQTLSPPAAVGKRPRAQKRKAERSVEDSDTITKSSRKNAIPGDPTSGGQRRWTKRFRESCPAEVEARKKVCPFYKKIPGMGFVVDAFQYGEIEGCKAYFLTHFHSDHYGGLTKRFALPIYCNKITGNLVKSKLRVQEQYIHILPMNKECIINGIKVVLLDANHCPGAAMILFVFPNGTSILHTGDFRADPSMERCPFLIGRKVYTLYLDTTYCSPEYTFPSQQEVIQFAVNTAFETVTLNPRTLVVCGTYSVGKEKVFLAIAEVLCSRVSMSKEKYKTLKCLESATISSLITLEWNNTLLHLLPMMQINFKSLQNHLSKFSENFDQILAFKPTGWTYSDGCCSLSEIQPQTKGKISIYGIPYSEHSSFLEMKRFVQWLKPQKIIPTVNVGNWKARNEMEKHFRDWKMEVAGWN
- the DCLRE1A gene encoding DNA cross-link repair 1A protein isoform X5, which produces MVVQNPKGCVFNFLSKGNTEVKSGESVGPIGMTHEEGGNSRQGGNGRLGNWCCYQTKCPDGLLCISTIPSHYKRYSHFLLAASRAGEYIAELSPYNVGNNFFSLDAAPSISCSSFNDEVLQDLKQSQSLGKPPRQCFLLPKQSSIATNSMDISDRNVSSLENIKEPKHRIQSTGGVKQAECHGLLSQETGSGEDLDRGSDQRSMLISEGDLSDCDISYSPLNTDEEETIETEDEEDTSVVPKIKHFRKRVFDIKSLEDRSERTRIFNKPFDASQPGGHEHNSVKIIHDCTTSYESCEASNSLQSLDGVSKPVSQSSALSRVFNSTGIPDQLKHRPVDQTITVKCKRTVEELEWLKLSPFTFNAGECGWSNSDNCNWACTDPTKGTLFSEFREEGTESFLPGLSDTVEEPSSSLDTKGKSVTGTCKNKLAHNNSYSVREKERKLCNNIAIPVFPCTITKMLPDVSAENTKIQTTHSKELKQMDIGVFFGLQPKAKMESDQKKNLCNSTQTLSPPAAVGKRPRAQKRKAERSVEDSDTITKSSRKNAIPGDPTSGGQRRWTKRFRESCPAEVEARKKVCPFYKKIPGMGFVVDAFQYGEIEGCKAYFLTHFHSDHYGGLTKRFALPIYCNKITGNLVKSKLRVQEQYIHILPMNKECIINGIKVVLLDANHCPGAAMILFVFPNGTSILHTGDFRADPSMERCPFLIGRKVYTLYLDTTYCSPEYTFPSQQEVIQFAVNTAFETVTLNPRTLVVCGTYSVGKEKVFLAIAEVLCSRVSMSKEKYKTLKCLESATISSLITLEWNNTLLHLLPMMQINFKSLQNHLSKFSENFDQILAFKPTGWTYSDGCCSLSEIQPQTKGKISIYGIPYSEHSSFLEMKRFVQWLKPQKIIPTVNVGNWKARNEMEKHFRDWKMEVAGWN
- the DCLRE1A gene encoding DNA cross-link repair 1A protein isoform X4 — translated: MVVQNPKGCVFNFLSKGNTEVKSGESVGPIGMTHEEGGNSRQGGNGRLGNWCCYQTNGLLEEDVWEYKSVMKRKSVGQNPEDFCTNVQKTSNGKSQRNGNRKISEERETRKKTKKGPRQGGSQTPLKPDRHFSISSDETVVQLQESISSTSSKQKKNHKKQSPSKARPVYEGHCPSCQMPFSLLLIETPQWHVMECLDGSKTAEKECPDGLLCISTIPSHYKRYSHFLLAASRAGEYIAELSPYNVGNNFFSLDAAPSISCSSFNDEVLQDLKQSQSLGKPPRQCFLLPKQSSIATNSMDISDRNVSSLENIKEPKHRIQSTGGVKQAECHGLLSQETGSGEDLDRGSDQRSMLISEGDLSDCDISYSPLNTDEEETIETEDEEDTSVVPKIKHFRKRVFDIKSLEDRSERTRIFNKPFDASQPGGHEHNSVKIIHDCTTSYESCEASNSLQSLDGVSKPVSQSSALSRVFNSTGIPDQLKHRPVDQTITVKCKRTVEELEWLKLSPFTFNAGECGWSNSDNCNWACTDPTKGTLFSEFREEGTESFLPGLSDTVEEPSSSLDTKGKSVTGTCKNKLAHNNSYSVREKERKLCNNIAIPVFPCTITKMLPDVSAENTKIQTTHSKELKQMDIGVFFGLQPKAKMESDQKKNLCNSTQTLSPPAAVGKRPRAQKRKAERSVEDSDTITKSSRKNAIPGDPTSGGQRRWTKRFRESCPAEVEARKKVCPFYKKIPGMGFVVDAFQYGEIEGCKAYFLTHFHSDHYGGLTKRFALPIYCNKITGNLVKSKLRVQEQYIHILPMNKECIINGIKVVLLDANHCPGAAMILFVFPNGTSILHTGDFRADPSMERCPFLIGRKVYTLYLDTTYCSPEYTFPSQQEVIQFAVNTAFETVTLNPRTLVVCGTYSVGKEKVFLAIAEVLCSRVSMSKEKYKTLKCLESATISSLITLEWNNTLLHLLPMMQINFKIRWKTGCRSCESLAYSLTLEEVTQCFAREFSPLV
- the DCLRE1A gene encoding DNA cross-link repair 1A protein isoform X3, with product MSEDGLLEEDVWEYKSVMKRKSVGQNPEDFCTNVQKTSNGKSQRNGNRKISEERETRKKTKKGPRQGGSQTPLKPDRHFSISSDETVVQLQESISSTSSKQKKNHKKQSPSKARPVYEGHCPSCQMPFSLLLIETPQWHVMECLDGSKTAEKECPDGLLCISTIPSHYKRYSHFLLAASRAGEYIAELSPYNVGNNFFSLDAAPSISCSSFNDEVLQDLKQSQSLGKPPRQCFLLPKQSSIATNSMDISDRNVSSLENIKEPKHRIQSTGGVKQAECHGLLSQETGSGEDLDRGSDQRSMLISEGDLSDCDISYSPLNTDEEETIETEDEEDTSVVPKIKHFRKRVFDIKSLEDRSERTRIFNKPFDASQPGGHEHNSVKIIHDCTTSYESCEASNSLQSLDGVSKPVSQSSALSRVFNSTGIPDQLKHRPVDQTITVKCKRTVEELEWLKLSPFTFNAGECGWSNSDNCNWACTDPTKGTLFSEFREEGTESFLPGLSDTVEEPSSSLDTKGKSVTGTCKNKLAHNNSYSVREKERKLCNNIAIPVFPCTITKMLPDVSAENTKIQTTHSKELKQMDIGVFFGLQPKAKMESDQKKNLCNSTQTLSPPAAVGKRPRAQKRKAERSVEDSDTITKSSRKNAIPGDPTSGGQRRWTKRFRESCPAEVEARKKVCPFYKKIPGMGFVVDAFQYGEIEGCKAYFLTHFHSDHYGGLTKRFALPIYCNKITGNLVKSKLRVQEQYIHILPMNKECIINGIKVVLLDANHCPGAAMILFVFPNGTSILHTGDFRADPSMERCPFLIGRKVYTLYLDTTYCSPEYTFPSQQEVIQFAVNTAFETVTLNPRTLVVCGTYSVGKEKVFLAIAEVLCSRVSMSKEKYKTLKCLESATISSLITLEWNNTLLHLLPMMQINFKSLQNHLSKFSENFDQILAFKPTGWTYSDGCCSLSEIQPQTKGKISIYGIPYSEHSSFLEMKRFVQWLKPQKIIPTVNVGNWKARNEMEKHFRDWKMEVAGWN
- the DCLRE1A gene encoding DNA cross-link repair 1A protein isoform X2, translating into MHRRECQGKGNTEVKSGESVGPIGMTHEEGGNSRQGGNGRLGNWCCYQTNGLLEEDVWEYKSVMKRKSVGQNPEDFCTNVQKTSNGKSQRNGNRKISEERETRKKTKKGPRQGGSQTPLKPDRHFSISSDETVVQLQESISSTSSKQKKNHKKQSPSKARPVYEGHCPSCQMPFSLLLIETPQWHVMECLDGSKTAEKECPDGLLCISTIPSHYKRYSHFLLAASRAGEYIAELSPYNVGNNFFSLDAAPSISCSSFNDEVLQDLKQSQSLGKPPRQCFLLPKQSSIATNSMDISDRNVSSLENIKEPKHRIQSTGGVKQAECHGLLSQETGSGEDLDRGSDQRSMLISEGDLSDCDISYSPLNTDEEETIETEDEEDTSVVPKIKHFRKRVFDIKSLEDRSERTRIFNKPFDASQPGGHEHNSVKIIHDCTTSYESCEASNSLQSLDGVSKPVSQSSALSRVFNSTGIPDQLKHRPVDQTITVKCKRTVEELEWLKLSPFTFNAGECGWSNSDNCNWACTDPTKGTLFSEFREEGTESFLPGLSDTVEEPSSSLDTKGKSVTGTCKNKLAHNNSYSVREKERKLCNNIAIPVFPCTITKMLPDVSAENTKIQTTHSKELKQMDIGVFFGLQPKAKMESDQKKNLCNSTQTLSPPAAVGKRPRAQKRKAERSVEDSDTITKSSRKNAIPGDPTSGGQRRWTKRFRESCPAEVEARKKVCPFYKKIPGMGFVVDAFQYGEIEGCKAYFLTHFHSDHYGGLTKRFALPIYCNKITGNLVKSKLRVQEQYIHILPMNKECIINGIKVVLLDANHCPGAAMILFVFPNGTSILHTGDFRADPSMERCPFLIGRKVYTLYLDTTYCSPEYTFPSQQEVIQFAVNTAFETVTLNPRTLVVCGTYSVGKEKVFLAIAEVLCSRVSMSKEKYKTLKCLESATISSLITLEWNNTLLHLLPMMQINFKSLQNHLSKFSENFDQILAFKPTGWTYSDGCCSLSEIQPQTKGKISIYGIPYSEHSSFLEMKRFVQWLKPQKIIPTVNVGNWKARNEMEKHFRDWKMEVAGWN